The Croceicoccus marinus genome contains a region encoding:
- the ftsA gene encoding cell division protein FtsA: protein MAAMRIEKTIGAVDIGSFRIAAMIAGLTADGELVVLGSGHRAAEGIRRGYVTDMDAATHAIRDAIERAERAADTQVDSVWIGCGNAGLMSEIREIDLEVGGRRIDQDDIEYLMSDAREQIIPPAGAPRVVLHAQPAHYILDGAHGVGNPRGLHAERLAVAVHVMEAETGPLRNLMEAVQNAHLNVEGVVGAGIATGHACLSEEERELGVAMVDFGAEVTHVSVHVGGILVGMAVLPYGSGDITDAIASAFGVRRTQAERLKCVYGSAIASPTDHRERIPLGNGAESAETILRADLVAVINSQLARWTQDVAATLKSLGFVTGRGGNGRQIVLTGGGGELAGLADYMQQSLAKPVRTGAAPKMSGLPEAHATPGFASLSGLILYAAADPLDIRTSAGGWQTASRFARMTMPARLMRAIREYF, encoded by the coding sequence ATGGCGGCGATGCGCATAGAAAAGACCATCGGGGCGGTCGATATCGGATCGTTCCGCATTGCCGCGATGATCGCGGGGCTGACCGCCGATGGCGAGCTGGTGGTGCTGGGCAGCGGCCACCGCGCGGCCGAGGGGATCCGGCGCGGCTATGTCACCGACATGGACGCGGCCACCCACGCGATCCGCGACGCGATCGAACGCGCCGAGCGCGCTGCCGACACCCAGGTCGATTCGGTCTGGATCGGCTGCGGCAACGCGGGCCTGATGTCCGAAATCCGCGAGATCGACCTTGAGGTCGGCGGCCGCCGCATCGACCAGGACGACATCGAATATCTGATGTCCGACGCGCGCGAACAGATCATTCCGCCCGCTGGCGCTCCGCGCGTGGTGCTGCATGCGCAGCCCGCGCATTACATCCTGGACGGCGCGCATGGCGTGGGCAATCCGCGCGGGCTGCACGCCGAACGGCTGGCGGTCGCGGTCCATGTGATGGAGGCCGAGACCGGACCGCTGCGAAACCTCATGGAAGCGGTGCAGAACGCGCATCTCAATGTCGAGGGCGTGGTGGGCGCCGGTATCGCCACCGGCCACGCCTGCCTGTCCGAGGAAGAGCGCGAGCTGGGCGTTGCCATGGTCGATTTCGGGGCCGAGGTGACGCATGTTTCGGTCCATGTCGGCGGCATACTGGTCGGCATGGCGGTGCTGCCCTATGGCTCGGGCGACATTACCGATGCCATCGCGTCGGCTTTTGGGGTGCGCCGCACCCAGGCCGAGCGGCTGAAATGCGTCTATGGCTCGGCCATAGCCAGCCCGACCGACCACCGCGAGCGTATTCCCCTGGGCAATGGCGCGGAGAGCGCGGAAACGATCCTGCGCGCCGATCTGGTCGCGGTGATCAACAGCCAGCTTGCGCGCTGGACGCAGGACGTGGCGGCGACGCTGAAGTCGCTGGGCTTCGTCACCGGGCGCGGCGGCAATGGACGCCAGATCGTCCTGACCGGCGGCGGCGGAGAGTTGGCGGGGCTGGCAGATTACATGCAGCAATCCCTGGCCAAGCCCGTCCGCACCGGCGCGGCCCCGAAGATGAGCGGCCTGCCCGAGGCGCATGCCACCCCAGGCTTTGCCAGCCTGTCGGGCCTGATCCTCTATGCCGCGGCGGATCCGCTGGACATCCGCACCAGCGCGGGCGGGTGGCAGACCGCCAGCCGTTTCGCGCGCATGACCATGCCCGCGCGGCTGATGCGCGCCATTCGCGAATATTTCTGA
- a CDS encoding A/G-specific adenine glycosylase, producing MTSSPQNNADRAARIAPDLLRWYDANARTLPWRTAPGSNVPADPYRVWLSEIMLQQTTVAAVKPYFKDFTARWPNVAALAAAPDQDVLAAWAGLGYYARARNLIACARTVAEAGGRFPETEDGLRALPGVGAYTAAAIAAIAFGQRAVAVDANVERVVSRLFAIATPLPASRPAIRAAAGSITSDARAGDFAQAMMDLGSSICTSREPKCLVCPLRRDCRAQAQGIAASLPVKAAKKPRPERTGTAFWIERDGHVLLVKRAGRGMLAGMRALPDDGWAARRDGDGVPPVGAEWHEAAAQVRHVFTHFSLQMRIAATRDAPARLAEELGGEWWPLDRIADAGLPTLFANAVKVMAATE from the coding sequence GTGACCAGTTCCCCGCAAAATAATGCCGATCGTGCGGCCCGGATCGCGCCCGACCTGCTGCGCTGGTACGATGCCAACGCGCGCACGCTGCCCTGGCGCACAGCGCCGGGCAGCAATGTGCCTGCCGACCCCTATCGCGTCTGGCTGTCCGAAATCATGCTGCAGCAGACGACGGTCGCTGCGGTGAAGCCATACTTCAAGGATTTCACTGCCCGCTGGCCCAATGTAGCGGCGCTGGCCGCCGCGCCGGATCAGGACGTGCTCGCCGCATGGGCAGGGCTGGGATATTATGCGCGCGCCCGCAATCTGATCGCCTGCGCGCGCACGGTGGCAGAGGCGGGCGGCAGATTTCCCGAGACCGAGGACGGCCTGCGCGCCTTGCCGGGCGTGGGCGCCTATACCGCCGCCGCCATCGCGGCCATCGCCTTTGGCCAGCGCGCGGTCGCGGTCGACGCCAATGTGGAGCGCGTGGTGTCCCGCCTGTTCGCGATCGCCACGCCGCTGCCCGCCTCGCGCCCCGCGATACGCGCGGCGGCGGGCAGCATCACGTCCGACGCGCGCGCCGGCGATTTCGCGCAGGCCATGATGGATCTCGGCTCCTCCATCTGCACCTCGCGCGAGCCGAAGTGCCTGGTCTGCCCGCTGCGGCGCGATTGCCGCGCGCAGGCGCAGGGGATTGCCGCCAGCCTGCCGGTCAAGGCCGCGAAAAAGCCCAGGCCCGAACGGACCGGCACCGCCTTCTGGATCGAGCGGGACGGCCATGTGCTGCTGGTGAAGCGGGCGGGCAGGGGCATGCTGGCCGGGATGCGCGCTCTGCCTGACGACGGCTGGGCAGCGCGGCGCGATGGCGATGGGGTACCGCCGGTCGGGGCCGAATGGCACGAAGCCGCTGCGCAGGTGCGCCATGTCTTCACCCATTTCTCGCTGCAGATGCGGATCGCCGCCACCCGCGACGCCCCCGCGCGGCTGGCCGAGGAGCTGGGAGGCGAATGGTGGCCACTGGACCGCATCGCCGATGCCGGTCTGCCCACGCTTTTCGCCAATGCGGTCAAGGTGATGGCGGCAACGGAATGA
- a CDS encoding PH domain-containing protein: MVDLGGGADPRRPAPSGGEPRRTELLGIVPGVAKALAQALFAVIAVAIGASELGQHSFALVGVAVLVIGSALVGSVLRWWRTEYRVGADDIRLETGILSREARSVPYERIQDVSLAEPLLARMLGLVSVTFETGAGGKDEIELAYVSRAEGERLRDVVRRQHEGPAAASAENGVQAEEPAKTLFAMDLRRVIHFGLFEFSLVVLTVIGAALQQLDFLLPVDIWSMRFWTSLFEVQADTIRQWGFAAQVLAAVLAAGSLLALGVVTGVIRTVLRDYDFRLERTDRGFRRRRGLLNRTDVVMPAHRVQAGILATGLVRRWFGWHSLKFVSLASDAKSASHDVAPFAQPHEIAPVARAARIALPGPDMVWHRPSPRPWVDSLAIVGALLLAAGLGMAIADAPWWPVPLAALPVVGAFHLLSWRRHGWAMEDGQFFVRTGLLAPTVTSAPAVKLQSVEIARGPLGRLRGYVALKCGLAGGKLEVVGLMHPAAEALRQAILAEIARVDFSRLNTPAVDR, translated from the coding sequence TTGGTTGACCTTGGCGGGGGGGCTGATCCGCGCAGGCCGGCGCCGTCCGGCGGCGAGCCGCGCCGCACCGAACTGCTGGGTATCGTACCGGGTGTCGCCAAGGCGCTGGCACAGGCGTTATTCGCGGTCATCGCCGTTGCCATCGGCGCAAGCGAGCTGGGCCAGCATTCGTTCGCGCTGGTGGGCGTCGCGGTGCTGGTGATCGGCAGCGCGCTGGTCGGGTCTGTCCTGCGCTGGTGGCGTACCGAATACCGCGTGGGCGCGGACGACATCAGGCTCGAGACCGGCATCCTCTCGCGCGAGGCGCGGTCGGTTCCCTATGAGCGCATCCAGGACGTCAGCCTGGCCGAGCCGCTGCTCGCGCGCATGCTGGGTCTGGTGTCGGTCACTTTCGAGACCGGCGCGGGCGGCAAGGACGAGATCGAGCTGGCCTATGTCTCGCGTGCAGAGGGCGAGCGCCTGCGCGATGTCGTGCGGCGGCAGCACGAGGGCCCTGCGGCTGCATCCGCCGAAAACGGCGTTCAGGCCGAGGAGCCTGCGAAAACCCTGTTCGCGATGGACCTGCGGCGCGTCATCCATTTCGGCCTGTTCGAATTCTCGCTGGTGGTGCTGACGGTGATCGGCGCGGCGTTGCAGCAGCTCGATTTCCTGCTTCCCGTCGACATCTGGAGCATGCGGTTCTGGACCAGCCTGTTCGAGGTGCAGGCCGACACGATCCGCCAATGGGGCTTTGCCGCGCAGGTGCTGGCTGCGGTGCTGGCTGCGGGGTCGCTGCTGGCGCTGGGGGTGGTGACGGGCGTGATCCGCACGGTGCTGCGCGACTACGACTTCCGGCTGGAGCGGACCGACCGGGGCTTCCGCCGACGCCGCGGCCTGCTCAACCGCACCGACGTGGTGATGCCGGCACACCGTGTCCAGGCCGGCATATTGGCGACCGGGCTGGTGCGACGCTGGTTCGGCTGGCACTCGCTGAAATTCGTGAGCCTTGCCAGCGATGCCAAGTCGGCGAGCCACGATGTCGCCCCCTTCGCCCAGCCGCACGAGATCGCCCCCGTCGCGCGGGCGGCCCGGATCGCCCTGCCGGGGCCGGACATGGTCTGGCATCGCCCCAGCCCCAGGCCGTGGGTGGACAGCCTTGCCATCGTCGGCGCCCTGCTGCTTGCGGCGGGACTGGGCATGGCGATCGCCGATGCGCCGTGGTGGCCCGTGCCTTTGGCGGCGCTGCCGGTGGTGGGCGCGTTTCACCTGCTCAGCTGGCGGCGGCACGGCTGGGCAATGGAGGACGGACAGTTCTTCGTGCGGACCGGCCTTCTCGCTCCGACCGTGACATCGGCCCCCGCGGTCAAGTTGCAGAGCGTCGAGATCGCGCGCGGCCCGCTGGGCAGGCTGCGCGGCTATGTTGCGCTGAAATGCGGGCTGGCGGGCGGCAAGCTTGAAGTGGTCGGCCTGATGCACCCCGCGGCAGAGGCGCTGCGTCAGGCGATCCTTGCCGAAATCGCCCGCGTCGATTTCTCGCGGCTCAACACCCCTGCGGTAGACCGCTGA
- a CDS encoding DUF721 domain-containing protein, whose protein sequence is MESDSDKPAKRPAGKAAKAPAKAPKAYERPRGGAAKPIGDLMPQIGRTAFRRFGFVQSSVVSRWSEIVGPQHARVSAPEAIRFPPGEKAGGTLHLVVMPAHAPLIQHVIPEVIERVNRFFGYSAVAHVRIRQGQVQPAPGTEHGGKPKAPPSLKPIPMELGDSLRDIGDPELRTVLESLARSLGGNGPA, encoded by the coding sequence ATGGAAAGCGACTCCGACAAGCCTGCGAAACGCCCTGCCGGAAAGGCCGCGAAAGCACCCGCGAAGGCGCCAAAGGCATATGAGCGTCCGCGCGGCGGAGCGGCCAAGCCGATCGGCGACCTGATGCCGCAGATCGGGCGCACTGCCTTTCGCCGTTTCGGCTTCGTGCAGTCGAGCGTGGTGTCGCGCTGGTCCGAGATCGTCGGCCCGCAGCACGCCCGCGTCTCCGCGCCCGAGGCGATCCGTTTTCCTCCGGGCGAAAAAGCGGGCGGCACGCTGCATCTGGTGGTGATGCCCGCGCATGCGCCGCTGATCCAGCATGTCATTCCCGAAGTGATCGAGCGGGTGAACCGCTTTTTCGGCTATAGCGCGGTCGCGCATGTCAGGATCCGGCAAGGACAGGTTCAGCCCGCCCCCGGCACTGAGCACGGCGGAAAGCCCAAGGCCCCGCCCTCGCTCAAGCCAATTCCGATGGAACTGGGCGATTCGCTGCGCGATATCGGCGATCCCGAATTGCGCACGGTGCTGGAATCGCTGGCGCGGTCGCTCGGCGGGAACGGGCCGGCCTGA
- a CDS encoding thioredoxin domain-containing protein: MIKARFSRPLLALALAPLATLAACNSAEEPAEGAVESEPVEAVAAPEGQSWSQMVTQTEQGGYLMGNPDAPIKLVEYGALSCSHCADFAETAGPELRSDYIDSGRVSFETRFVVLNAMDVPAGLLVQCSAPEATVALADQFWASQASFFENAQQAGEGAFQQASSLPPEQRLVAMAELFGMIDFFASRGISRDQALACLTDLDAAQEFVDTSNSYEVTSTPTLEINGTRLTSAPSWEELEPALQRAGAR; this comes from the coding sequence ATGATCAAAGCCCGTTTCTCCCGGCCGCTCCTGGCCCTGGCACTGGCGCCGCTGGCGACGCTGGCCGCGTGCAATTCGGCGGAAGAACCGGCCGAAGGCGCGGTCGAGAGCGAGCCGGTCGAAGCCGTCGCCGCGCCCGAGGGGCAGAGCTGGTCGCAGATGGTGACGCAGACCGAGCAGGGCGGTTACCTGATGGGCAACCCCGACGCGCCGATCAAGCTGGTCGAATATGGCGCGCTGTCCTGCTCGCATTGCGCCGATTTCGCCGAGACCGCGGGGCCCGAACTGCGCAGCGACTACATCGACAGCGGACGAGTCAGCTTCGAGACCCGCTTCGTCGTGCTGAACGCGATGGACGTGCCCGCCGGGCTGCTGGTGCAATGCTCCGCGCCCGAGGCGACCGTCGCGCTGGCCGACCAGTTCTGGGCCAGCCAGGCATCTTTCTTCGAAAATGCGCAGCAGGCGGGCGAAGGCGCGTTCCAGCAGGCATCCAGCCTGCCGCCCGAACAGCGGCTGGTGGCGATGGCCGAACTGTTCGGCATGATCGACTTCTTCGCCTCGCGCGGGATTTCGCGCGACCAGGCGTTGGCGTGCCTGACCGATCTGGATGCGGCGCAGGAATTCGTCGACACCTCGAACAGCTACGAGGTCACTTCGACCCCGACGCTGGAAATCAACGGCACGCGTCTGACCAGCGCCCCCTCCTGGGAAGAGCTGGAGCCCGCCTTGCAGCGCGCGGGCGCTCGGTAA
- a CDS encoding DsbA family protein encodes MKSGFRVLVTTLAAALALGAGTAGAAGPQGVTRIEPGVHRIGKAEAPLTLTEYVSYTCPHCAHFEHDAGKELLVGYAATGKASVVVRNLVRDPADLAAALLSNCGGDDRFIANHGAIMGAQDEWLGRLRDATAAQRARYQTGSFAARMQAMARDAGLYEIMVRRGYGKTQLDRCLADEAMARTLSENTASYLKQGVSGTPSFDIDGVLLAGTHDWAALKPQLDARMKR; translated from the coding sequence ATGAAAAGCGGTTTTCGCGTTCTGGTCACCACGCTGGCGGCGGCGCTCGCGCTGGGCGCGGGCACGGCGGGGGCCGCGGGCCCGCAGGGCGTCACCCGGATCGAGCCGGGCGTCCACCGCATCGGCAAGGCCGAGGCGCCGCTGACCCTGACCGAATATGTCAGCTATACCTGCCCGCATTGCGCGCATTTCGAACATGACGCGGGCAAGGAACTGCTGGTCGGCTATGCCGCCACCGGCAAGGCATCGGTGGTGGTGCGCAACCTGGTGCGCGACCCGGCGGACCTGGCCGCCGCGCTGCTGTCCAATTGCGGCGGCGACGATCGCTTCATCGCCAATCACGGCGCGATCATGGGCGCGCAGGACGAATGGCTGGGCCGGCTGCGCGATGCCACCGCGGCGCAGCGGGCCCGCTACCAGACCGGCAGCTTCGCCGCGCGCATGCAGGCAATGGCGCGCGATGCCGGTCTTTACGAGATCATGGTCCGGCGCGGCTATGGCAAGACACAGCTCGACCGCTGCCTTGCCGACGAGGCGATGGCCAGGACCCTGTCCGAAAACACCGCATCCTATCTGAAGCAGGGCGTGTCGGGCACGCCCAGCTTCGACATCGACGGCGTGCTGCTGGCGGGGACGCATGACTGGGCCGCGCTCAAACCCCAGCTCGACGCGCGCATGAAGCGCTGA
- a CDS encoding PH domain-containing protein has translation MTDELTPLHPAHRTALMIEGAFVAVPLLVAGIVFEIIGVLPTGVLIVPAVLVALWALGWAPRRRYRHKGFTLGKDRLRVVKGWLFHRDTVVPFGRVQHIDVIRGPVERMLGLSTLVLHTAGSHNSSVSLPGLMDSDAQAMREMIRGHITRETDLG, from the coding sequence ATGACGGACGAGCTTACCCCCCTGCACCCCGCGCATCGCACCGCGCTGATGATCGAGGGGGCATTCGTCGCGGTCCCCCTTCTGGTCGCGGGCATCGTGTTCGAGATCATCGGCGTCCTGCCGACCGGCGTGCTAATCGTCCCGGCCGTGCTGGTCGCGTTATGGGCCTTGGGCTGGGCGCCCCGGCGCCGCTATCGGCACAAGGGTTTCACGCTGGGCAAGGACAGGCTGCGCGTGGTCAAGGGCTGGCTGTTCCACCGCGACACGGTGGTGCCGTTCGGGCGGGTGCAGCATATCGACGTGATCCGGGGTCCGGTCGAGCGTATGCTGGGCCTGTCGACGCTGGTGCTGCATACCGCGGGATCGCACAACAGCTCGGTTTCGCTGCCCGGCCTGATGGACAGCGACGCGCAGGCTATGCGCGAGATGATCCGCGGCCACATCACGCGCGAGACGGACCTTGGTTGA
- a CDS encoding cell division protein FtsQ/DivIB, which produces MSATTIKRGGKGVRRATAAKGKARAVRGARQKTGGAVGAAWSKVPISETGLQKFFIAVFVALAAASLVALAIYAGVPEAIRDRVGGLADEAGFTVRKVEVRGVDRMDRQAIYERAVAAQQVPMPLMDVDVLREDLLQLPWVADARVSRQLPDTLVIDIVERRPHAVLREGEEYVLIDPSGHRLEPVRRGEAEKMLVLLGEGAADRAAELSGLLDAAPALKPQVRAAEWVGNRRWNLTFRTGQVVALPEGDEESTDALLSFARLDGMNRLLGGKVTVFDMRADDRIYMRVPGRAAEEAEMEAQRKRLESEAAQAAVAQESGEEIGG; this is translated from the coding sequence ATGAGCGCGACCACCATCAAGCGCGGCGGCAAGGGCGTACGCCGCGCCACCGCCGCCAAGGGCAAGGCGCGCGCCGTGCGCGGGGCAAGGCAGAAGACCGGCGGCGCAGTCGGCGCGGCATGGAGCAAGGTGCCGATCTCGGAAACCGGGCTGCAGAAGTTCTTCATCGCGGTATTCGTGGCACTGGCGGCGGCGTCGCTGGTGGCGCTGGCGATCTATGCGGGCGTGCCCGAAGCGATCCGCGACCGCGTCGGCGGCCTGGCGGACGAGGCGGGCTTCACCGTCCGCAAGGTCGAGGTGCGCGGGGTCGACCGGATGGACCGGCAGGCGATCTACGAACGTGCGGTCGCCGCGCAGCAGGTGCCGATGCCGCTGATGGACGTTGACGTATTGCGCGAGGATCTGCTGCAGCTTCCCTGGGTCGCCGATGCGCGCGTGTCGCGCCAGCTGCCCGATACGCTGGTGATCGACATCGTCGAACGCCGCCCCCACGCCGTCCTGCGCGAGGGGGAGGAATATGTGCTGATCGATCCTTCGGGCCACCGCCTGGAACCCGTGAGGCGCGGCGAGGCGGAGAAGATGCTGGTGCTGTTGGGCGAAGGCGCGGCGGACCGGGCGGCCGAACTGTCGGGGCTTCTCGATGCCGCGCCCGCGCTGAAGCCGCAGGTGCGCGCCGCCGAATGGGTCGGCAATCGCCGCTGGAACCTGACGTTCAGGACCGGGCAGGTCGTGGCCTTGCCCGAAGGGGACGAGGAATCGACCGATGCGCTGCTCAGCTTCGCGCGGCTCGACGGGATGAACCGCCTGCTGGGCGGCAAGGTCACGGTGTTCGACATGCGCGCCGACGACCGCATCTACATGCGCGTGCCCGGCCGCGCGGCGGAAGAGGCCGAGATGGAAGCACAGCGCAAGCGGCTTGAGAGCGAGGCGGCCCAGGCGGCCGTGGCGCAGGAGTCCGGCGAGGAAATCGGGGGTTAG
- a CDS encoding chromosome segregation SMC family protein, whose amino-acid sequence MQFRRLRLSGFKSFVEPAELRIEPGLTGVVGPNGCGKSNLLEAIRWVMGESSAKSMRGSGMEDVIFAGTASRPPRSFAEVSLLIESAEGDETDVTRRIERGAGSAYRLNGSDVRAKDVALMFADAATGAHSPALVSQGKIAAVIAAKPAERRQMLEEAAGISGLHVRRKDAEQKLRATEANLARLEDLLAQLDSRMGALRRQAKAADKYRELSDRIRVAEAQVLFARWREAAAAADAARALAKESEAAVTAAQAATTAAQDAQRANAVKLAQAREDMADRRDDVSAQANLLTMLTGRLEAAEEKLADLDRQFARLGKDEGDAEESTRNAAEAMARLTKDIASAQKALAGDEQRRPSLAAAQDDAERAGRAAELALAQATADQARVEADWRVAAAAVAQAQNTLSRAERELERSEAERDALGSEDALRETLRDAEARCEQAGAARTRAREAIDEARIARDAASARRDASASALSSARAELAGVEREHDALLRDRMAREKADKGAKGRRRAIDAVKAAPGYERALAAALGRDGAALLAAPADGEEGRFWTGSDVPPKHADSLAAHVTDAPAELRARLALVRVADADSGQTLAPGEWLVTRAGALRRWDGFVVRGEGAAEAAMLEAANRLDALAARLPDLRDALTRAEAEQAEASAAFEQARDANAQAERAMTAAADEERSALMARGQAEAALDRLLRARAEMAERVRELAGRVAVATEELADAAAQRDALPDPTAQRQASEAARNRNDAARTRLQQAMAEHAALEQAIAVGRERINAMRTDMRGWDARSGDAARRLADVARRREEIEEERAITAAKPEALQSEIEQASAARDRLTAELDKAQAAHGEAEAAAREADAVFAAANETLAAAREARAGAAARAENEETRRGEFARASGERFHCPPPLLPERIGFDGAEAAAISAERHAQQLDSLSAARERLGPVNLVAADELAEAEAEHGSSAAEQAELAEAVHRLRGSIGSLNREGRERLRAAFDAVDEHFRSLFSTLFGGGQAHLALVDSDDPLEAGLEIYAQPPGKKLQSLTLLSGGEQALTAVALIFALFLTNPAPICVLDEVDAPLDDANIERFCDLLEVMVQQTQTRYLIVTHNAVTMSRMHRLFGVTMVEQGVSRLVSVDLGGAEELLAAE is encoded by the coding sequence ATGCAGTTTCGCCGCCTCCGCCTTTCCGGGTTCAAGAGCTTCGTCGAGCCGGCGGAGCTGAGGATCGAACCGGGGCTGACGGGTGTCGTCGGCCCCAACGGGTGCGGCAAGTCCAACCTGCTGGAAGCGATCCGCTGGGTGATGGGCGAAAGCTCGGCCAAGTCGATGCGCGGGTCGGGGATGGAGGATGTCATCTTCGCGGGCACCGCCAGCCGCCCGCCGCGCAGCTTTGCCGAAGTCTCGCTGCTGATCGAAAGCGCCGAAGGCGACGAGACGGATGTCACCCGCCGGATCGAACGGGGCGCGGGCAGCGCCTATCGCCTGAACGGCAGCGACGTGCGCGCCAAGGACGTCGCGCTGATGTTCGCCGATGCCGCGACCGGCGCGCATAGCCCCGCGCTGGTCAGCCAGGGCAAGATTGCCGCCGTCATCGCCGCCAAGCCCGCCGAACGCCGCCAGATGCTTGAGGAAGCGGCGGGCATTTCGGGCCTGCACGTCCGGCGCAAGGACGCCGAACAGAAATTGCGCGCGACCGAGGCAAACCTGGCGCGGCTGGAGGATCTGCTGGCACAGCTGGACAGCCGCATGGGCGCACTGCGGCGGCAGGCGAAGGCGGCGGATAAATACCGGGAGCTATCGGACCGGATTCGCGTGGCCGAGGCGCAAGTGCTGTTCGCCCGCTGGCGCGAGGCTGCCGCCGCCGCCGATGCCGCCCGCGCGCTGGCGAAGGAAAGCGAGGCGGCGGTGACCGCGGCGCAGGCCGCCACCACCGCCGCGCAGGACGCGCAGCGCGCCAATGCGGTAAAACTGGCGCAAGCGCGCGAGGACATGGCCGACCGGCGCGACGACGTCTCGGCACAGGCGAACCTGCTGACCATGCTGACCGGCAGGCTGGAAGCGGCGGAAGAGAAGCTCGCCGATCTCGACCGGCAATTCGCCCGTCTGGGCAAGGACGAAGGCGACGCGGAGGAAAGCACGCGCAACGCCGCCGAGGCGATGGCTAGGCTGACGAAAGACATCGCTTCGGCGCAGAAGGCGCTGGCGGGTGACGAGCAGCGCCGCCCTTCGCTCGCCGCCGCACAGGACGATGCCGAACGCGCGGGCCGCGCCGCCGAGCTGGCGCTGGCGCAGGCGACCGCCGACCAGGCGCGGGTGGAAGCCGACTGGCGCGTGGCCGCGGCCGCGGTGGCGCAGGCACAGAACACCTTGTCGCGCGCCGAACGCGAGCTGGAACGCAGCGAAGCCGAACGCGACGCGCTGGGCAGCGAGGACGCGCTGCGCGAGACCTTGCGCGATGCCGAAGCCCGATGCGAACAGGCAGGCGCGGCACGCACCCGGGCGCGCGAAGCCATCGACGAGGCGCGGATCGCGCGCGATGCCGCCAGCGCCCGCCGCGATGCCAGCGCCAGCGCCTTGTCCTCTGCCCGCGCCGAACTGGCGGGCGTGGAGCGCGAGCATGACGCGCTGCTGCGCGACCGCATGGCGCGCGAAAAGGCCGACAAGGGCGCGAAAGGCCGCAGGCGCGCCATCGATGCGGTCAAGGCCGCACCCGGATACGAACGCGCGCTCGCCGCCGCGCTGGGACGCGACGGCGCGGCGCTGCTTGCCGCGCCTGCCGATGGCGAGGAAGGGCGGTTCTGGACCGGGTCCGACGTGCCCCCGAAGCATGCCGACAGCCTTGCCGCCCATGTGACCGATGCGCCGGCGGAGTTGCGGGCGCGGCTGGCGCTGGTGCGCGTGGCCGACGCGGACAGCGGACAGACCCTTGCCCCCGGCGAATGGCTGGTGACGCGGGCGGGCGCGCTGCGGCGCTGGGACGGTTTCGTGGTGCGCGGCGAAGGCGCGGCGGAAGCGGCCATGCTGGAAGCGGCGAACCGGCTGGATGCGCTGGCGGCAAGGCTGCCCGATCTGCGCGATGCGCTGACACGCGCCGAGGCGGAGCAGGCCGAGGCCAGCGCCGCCTTCGAGCAGGCGCGCGACGCCAATGCGCAGGCCGAACGCGCGATGACGGCGGCAGCGGACGAGGAACGATCGGCCCTGATGGCGCGCGGCCAGGCCGAGGCTGCGCTGGACCGGCTGCTGCGTGCCCGCGCCGAAATGGCCGAACGGGTGCGGGAACTGGCGGGAAGGGTCGCCGTCGCCACGGAAGAATTGGCCGATGCCGCCGCGCAGCGCGATGCCCTGCCCGATCCGACCGCGCAGCGGCAGGCGAGCGAAGCCGCGCGCAACCGCAACGATGCCGCGCGCACGAGGCTGCAGCAGGCAATGGCCGAGCATGCCGCGCTGGAGCAGGCGATTGCCGTTGGGCGCGAGCGGATCAACGCGATGCGCACCGACATGCGCGGCTGGGACGCGCGGTCGGGCGATGCGGCGCGGCGGCTGGCCGATGTCGCGCGCCGGCGCGAGGAGATCGAGGAAGAGCGCGCGATCACCGCCGCGAAGCCCGAGGCGCTGCAGTCGGAGATCGAGCAAGCCAGCGCCGCGCGCGACCGGCTGACCGCCGAGCTGGACAAGGCGCAGGCCGCGCATGGCGAAGCCGAAGCCGCCGCACGCGAGGCCGACGCCGTCTTCGCCGCCGCCAATGAAACGCTGGCCGCCGCGCGCGAGGCCCGCGCCGGTGCCGCCGCCCGCGCCGAGAACGAGGAAACGCGCCGCGGCGAATTCGCGCGCGCCAGCGGAGAGCGCTTTCACTGTCCTCCCCCGTTGCTGCCCGAACGGATCGGCTTCGACGGCGCCGAGGCGGCGGCGATTTCCGCCGAACGGCACGCGCAGCAGCTGGACAGCCTGAGCGCGGCGCGCGAACGGCTTGGCCCCGTCAACCTGGTGGCCGCCGACGAGTTGGCCGAAGCCGAGGCGGAGCACGGATCGAGCGCTGCCGAACAGGCCGAGCTGGCCGAAGCGGTGCACCGGCTTCGCGGCTCCATCGGCAGCCTCAACCGCGAGGGGCGCGAGCGGCTGCGTGCGGCGTTCGACGCGGTGGACGAGCATTTCCGCTCGCTGTTTTCCACCCTGTTCGGCGGCGGGCAGGCGCATCTGGCACTGGTCGACAGCGACGACCCGCTTGAGGCAGGGCTTGAGATCTATGCCCAGCCGCCGGGCAAGAAGCTGCAATCGCTGACCCTGCTTTCGGGCGGCGAACAGGCGCTGACCGCGGTGGCGCTGATCTTCGCGCTGTTCCTGACCAATCCGGCGCCGATCTGCGTGCTGGACGAGGTCGACGCCCCGCTCGACGATGCCAATATCGAACGCTTCTGCGACCTGCTTGAAGTGATGGTCCAGCAGACGCAAACGCGTTACCTGATCGTGACGCATAATGCCGTTACCATGAGCCGGATGCACCGGCTGTTCGGTGTCACCATGGTCGAACAGGGCGTATCGCGGCTGGTCAGCGTGGATCTTGGGGGAGCAGAGGAATTGCTGGCAGCGGAATGA